One window of Acidobacteriota bacterium genomic DNA carries:
- a CDS encoding OmpA family protein, whose translation MSRLRLHWIFVLVLMTGIVGDGFIAQAAVTPSPAGTAVSQKVKLKGRIAKRQGDVLTVKTNDNREVTVLVTRTTSIKSKGGFLTSGKDFNLEALLVGLRVEIEGTNDTQGQLVAQKLRFKDSDLEISRSVETRVTPVEERVSRVESANEELASQVDELNNISKTLRTDIDTTRTEMVDLNKKVNERISALDEYDVKEESTVYFKVNKYDLSPEAKQVLDDIAQKSGTIRGYLIEIAGYTDTTGSIQKNRDLSQKRADEVVRYMAENHNIPLRRMITPFGYGSARAVGDNTTREGRDLNRRVEVRILVNRATATE comes from the coding sequence ATGAGCCGATTGCGTTTGCATTGGATTTTTGTTTTGGTGCTGATGACAGGCATCGTTGGAGATGGATTTATCGCTCAGGCAGCCGTAACCCCTTCACCCGCGGGAACGGCTGTCTCACAAAAGGTTAAACTCAAAGGCCGGATTGCCAAACGCCAGGGAGACGTTCTCACGGTGAAGACCAATGACAACCGTGAGGTCACGGTTCTGGTCACCCGCACCACCAGTATCAAATCAAAAGGTGGGTTTCTGACCTCAGGCAAAGATTTTAACCTCGAAGCCCTGCTGGTCGGGTTGCGGGTTGAAATCGAAGGCACCAATGATACGCAAGGTCAACTGGTGGCCCAAAAATTGCGCTTTAAGGATTCGGATCTGGAAATTTCGCGTTCAGTTGAAACCCGCGTCACTCCGGTTGAAGAGCGCGTCAGTCGGGTGGAATCCGCCAACGAAGAACTTGCCAGTCAGGTGGATGAACTCAACAACATCTCCAAAACGCTGCGGACTGACATTGATACCACCCGCACCGAAATGGTTGATTTGAACAAAAAGGTCAACGAACGCATCTCGGCGCTCGATGAATATGACGTCAAGGAAGAATCCACCGTCTATTTCAAAGTCAATAAATATGACCTGTCGCCTGAGGCCAAGCAGGTACTTGACGATATTGCCCAAAAATCCGGGACTATTCGGGGGTATCTGATTGAAATTGCCGGCTATACCGACACCACTGGATCAATTCAGAAAAATCGGGACTTGAGTCAAAAACGGGCTGATGAAGTCGTGCGCTATATGGCTGAAAACCACAACATTCCGCTCCGTCGCATGATCACGCCGTTTGGATATGGTTCAGCACGGGCCGTTGGCGACAATACCACTCGCGAAGGCCGCGACCTCAACCGGCGCGTCGAAGTTCGAATCCTCGTCAACCGCGCCACCGCAACGGAATGA